A portion of the Plasmodium relictum strain SGS1 genome assembly, chromosome: 11 genome contains these proteins:
- a CDS encoding ATP dependent DEAD-box helicase, putative, with translation MLSCFNKIFLKNVREFNRGYLLFIIAKKEQFSYVKSTSTNFEKINEEYTNMQRLIPLNENELLKIRNLLIKITNEKYIFHKIVHSYNIPSFFLLDNDVRNHFLKYLREDLTYTYELREFIMNESGNHRENIVDLKKRKEKEFQLKNKEVYDAKKELENEIQYMKDTKYEKIINILQIFIKKHYYRQWIFYEQIKKMCDFTEMREFIKNRNKTRKLYLYVGPTNSGKTYEAFGKLAESKNGLYCAPLRLLAWEIHNKLLKLHKVTNLLTGQEVIKKNDNTHTICTIEMTPLNKNYDCAIIDEIQMINNSIRGYAWTNVLINLNCEEIYLCGSENIINLIKNLSDILNDQLIIKRFKRLSKLELQEKTENLENVKTGDCVITFSRSNIMLLKKKLEKLNKRVFVIYGNLPPESKKKQIELFNYYCQINKENNKCDHTDLDDKKKKKDYMSDKNNEKETILIATDVIGMGLNICIKRIIFYSLKKYDGDILRYLYISEILQISGRAGRYQENCKNDMIGYITCIHSDDLNILRTVFKNKNISSLIGNDIENCLLYNEDNNNSNSLNNNTVNFCNNTNRCEEGSFSINNSNVNSVNSSDNLLNNKRNYENLEIFLKENECNSYARAGYFPDFNTIDNLGKILEFEHNSKIKLYETLQILIDYLKLNERYFFLTKNYNQMIFIAKFLDSINLDKHILFIYTLSPININNVIILNILKTFCMCHSILGYVDFFQCINKNLLHTLNLKDNLKNLSDSFEHEETNFFFQSDRIIDNNFKTLPSEYSEKLNANSVNDNHIFKNSILLNTSEENKIIAKDLQNENNRNDISFDEYIQILEVYYEIIDLYCWLNTKFPDIYKNIDLVNDEKKKVSREIINMLTQSLKEDETYVDENAYLKKLDTYFLGYKNL, from the coding sequence atgttaagttgctttaataaaatttttcttaaaaatgtAAGAGAATTTAATAGGGGTTACTTACTGTTTATAATTGCAAAAAAAGAACAATTTAGTTATGTAAAATCTACAAGCacaaattttgaaaaaataaatgaagaatataCGAATATGCAACGTCTCATTCcgttaaatgaaaatgagtTATTAAAGATAAGAAATTTACtaattaaaataacaaatgaaaaatatatttttcacaAAATTGTGCATTCGTATAATATtccatcattttttttattagataatGATGTCAGAAATCATTTTCTGAAATATCTTCGAGAAGATTTAACTTATACATATGAGCTAAGAGAATTCATTATGAATGAATCAGGAAATCATAGGGAAAATATTGTtgacttaaaaaaaagaaaagaaaaagaatttcaattaaaaaataaagaagtaTATGATGCTAAAAAGGAattagaaaatgaaatacaATACATGAAAGATACAAagtatgaaaaaattataaatattttacaaatttttataaaaaaacattattatAGGCAATGGATATTTTATGaacaaataaagaaaatgtgTGATTTTACAGAAATGAGGGAATTTATAAAGAATAGAAATAAAACCaggaaattatatttatatgtaggACCAACCAATAGTGGAAAGACGTATGAAGCATTTGGAAAATTAGCTGAATCAAAGAATGGATTATATTGTGCTCCTTTAAGACTATTAGCATGGGAAATACATaacaaattattaaaattacataaagTTACAAATTTATTAACAGGCCAAGaagtaattaaaaagaatgatAATACACATACTATTTGTACAATTGAAATGACtccattaaataaaaattacgaTTGTGCAATTATTGATGAAATTCAAATGATTAATAATAGTATTAGGGGATATGCTTGGACAAATGTACTCATAAACTTAAATTgtgaagaaatatatttatgtggtagtgaaaatattataaatttaattaagaATTTATCCGACATTTTAAATGATCAATTAATCATAAAGAGGTTCAAAAGATTATCAAAATTGGAACTACAAGAAAAAACAGAAAATTTGGAAAATGTTAAAACTGGGGATTGCGTAATAACTTTTTCAAGAAGTAATATaatgttattaaaaaagaaactagaaaaattaaacaagagagtttttgttatatatgGAAATTTGCCTCctgaatcaaaaaaaaaacaaatagaattatttaattattattgtcAAATAAACAAAGAAAATAACAAATGTGATCATACTGATTTggatgataaaaaaaaaaaaaaagattatatgagtgataaaaataatgaaaaagaaacaaTTTTAATTGCTACTGACGTTATAGGTATGGGATTAAATATTtgtataaaaagaataatattttattctttgaaaaaatatgatGGAGATATTTTGAGATATTTGTACATTTCTGAAATTTTGCAAATATCAGGAAGAGCTGGAAGATATCAagaaaattgtaaaaatgaTATGATTGGATATATCACTTGTATTCATTCAGatgatttaaatattttaagaactgtttttaaaaataaaaatataagtagTTTAATTGGTAATGATATAGAAAATTGCTTATTATATAATGAAGAcaataataattcaaatagtTTGAATAATAATACAGTGAACTTTTGTAACAATACAAATAGATGTGAAGAAGGCAGTTTTAGTATAAACAATAGTAATGTAAATAGTGTAAATTCTAGTgacaatttattaaataataaaagaaattatgaGAAtcttgaaatttttttaaaagaaaatgagtGCAATTCATATGCTCGTGCAGGATATTTTCCTGATTTTAATACAATTGATAATTTAGGAAAAATATTGGAATTTGAACAcaattcaaaaataaaattatatgaaacattacaaatattaattgattacttaaaattaaatgaaagatatttttttttaactaaaaaTTACAACCAAATGATATTTATTGCTAAATTTTTAGATAGTATTAACTTAGataaacatatattattcatatatacaTTGTCAccaattaatataaataatgtaattattttaaacatTTTGAAAACATTTTGTATGTGCCATAGCATATTAGGTTATGTTGATTTTTTTcaatgtataaataaaaatttattacatactttaaatttaaaagacaatttaaagaatttatCTGATAGTTTTGAACATGAGgaaacaaattttttttttcaaagtGATAGAATtattgataataattttaaaacattGCCCAGTGAATATAGTGAAAAGCTAAATGCTAATAGTGTTAACGATAATCATATATTTAAGAAtagtattttattaaatacttcagaggaaaataaaatcatAGCAAAAGATttacaaaatgaaaataataggAATGATATAAGTTTTGATGAATACATTCAAATACTAGAAGTTTATTATGAAATAATTGATTTATATTGCTGGTTAAATACGAAATTTCctgatatatataaaaatatagatttAGTAAAtgacgaaaaaaaaaaagtttctagggaaattattaatatgcTAACACAATCATTAAAAGAGGATGAGACATATGTTGATGAAAAtgcatatttaaaaaaattagatacatattttttaggGTATAAAAAcctttaa
- a CDS encoding transcription or splicing factor-like protein, putative codes for MYYDPLVALVNISPVEKLSEENAKKKSRWENNLSNNNIENKMIPSKWGSEDYKPYLPLPFVDFPPGLTPSQLDQFLREQRYDELTKKLNKGELEYVDPDIRPPSPPPIYDKNGSRINTREARIKNSMIEEHHRLVEYLLKHVEGFVAPPNYKPIKKIRKIEIPIDKYPEYNFMGLIIGPRGCNHKRLEAESGAQISIRGKGTQKEGKKTDHQTEIEANMPKHVHISADSEECVEKAVSLITPLLDPFHPLHEEYKRKGLEQLALVNGINLNQLDTQRCSICNSMTHLTFECPENMNLQNFKKPEIKCNLCGDHGHITLDCKLAKQKNYIKNDIDNPNNIPTPPYNNMPPPPFDQMKNQQFNPTNKFDKIKMDLEYQKMMNEISTDKNNNNQQNDELSKKSNDNIFNNNNVADDFMKPPNSFNNLNEINNSFNESTTNFVDINNKFQNSLQNNSKSFNNMMSPVNNKNINNPNFIPISQNNSFIDEKRNSNSPNYFDPHLNNRNPPIRNSNGKNFNTMMNFPNINNMPLNPPLPILPNFFNFPFINNRMVQNNSMPFPNNQQMPIDPLYMQNFQNWPQMPMNYSDDTLIHAPAPETNPPPLPSENININNQDNANNT; via the exons ATGTATTACGATCCTCTAGTAGCTCTTGTTAATATATCTCCTGTAGAAAAATTAAGTGAAgaaaatgcaaaaaaaaagtcaAGATGGGAAAATAATCTgtcaaataataatatagaaaataaaatgatacCAAGTAAGTGGGGTTCTGAAGACTACAAACCTTACTTACCACTTCCTTTTGTAGATTTCCCACCAGGGTTAACTCCTTCTCAGTTAGATCAATTTTTAAGAGAACAGAGATATGATGAATTGACCAAAAAGTTGAATAAAGGAGAGTTAGAATACGTAGATCCAGACATAAGGCCACCGTCTCCACCTCCcatttatgataaaaatggAAGTAGAATAAATACAAGAGAAgcaagaattaaaaatagtatGATTGAAGAACACCATAGGTTAGTAGAATACTTATTAAAGCATGTAGAAGGCTTTGTTGCTCCACCCAATTATAAgccaataaaaaaaattagaaaaatagaaataccAATAGATAAATATCctgaatataattttatggGATTAATTATTGGCCCTAGGGGTTGTAATCATAAAAGATTAGAAGCGGAAAGTGGAGCTCAAATTAGTATAAGAGGTAAGGGAACACAGAAAGAAGGAAAAAAGACAGATCATCAAACAGAAATAGAAGCTAATATGCCTAAACACGTTCATATATCAGCTGATAGTGAGGAATGTGTTGAAAAGGCTGTAAGTTTAATTACACCATTATTAGATCCTTTTCATCCTTTACATgaagaatataaaagaaaaggatTAGAACAACTAGCACTAGTTAATggaataaatttaaatcaaTTAGATACTCAAAGATGTTCTATTTGCAACTCTATGACCCATTTAACTTTTGAATGCCCAGAAAACATgaatttacaaaattttaaaaaaccGGAAATTAAATGTAACTTATGTGGAGATCATGGCCATATTACTCTTGATTGTAAATTAGCTAagcaaaaaaattacataaaaaatgaCATTGATAATCCTAATAACATTCCAACACCACCTTATAATAATATGCCACCTCCTCCTTTCGATCAAATGAAAAATCAACAATTTAATCCAACCAATAAatttgataaaattaaaatggaTTTAGAATACCAAAAAATGATGAACGAAATAAGTactgataaaaataataataatcaacaaaatgatgaattaagtaaaaaatcaaacgataatatatttaataataataatgttgCTGATGATTTTATGAAACCACCAAATAGTTTTAATAacttaaatgaaataaataatagttTTAATGAATCTACAACAAATTTTgttgatataaataataaatttcaaaatagtttacaaaataatagtaaaagTTTCAATAATATGATGTCTCcagtaaataataaaaatataaataatccTAATTTTATTCCAATTTCtcaaaataattcttttattgatgaaaaaagaaatagtaaTTCACCAAATTATTTTGATcctcatttaaataatagaaatCCTCCTATAAGAAATTCTAACgggaaaaattttaatacaaTGATGAACTTcccaaatataaataatatgccATTAAATCCTCCTTTACCAATATTAcccaatttttttaatttcccatttataaataatagaatGGTTCAAAATAATTCAATGCCATTCCCAAATAATCAGCAAATGCCTATAGATCCGTTGTATATGCAAAATTTTcaaa attggCCACAAATGCCTATGAATTATTCAGATGATACATTAATTCATGCACCTGCTCCTGAAACGAATCCTCCTCCTCTTCCAtcagaaaatattaatataaataatcagGATAATGCAAacaatacataa